In bacterium, the following are encoded in one genomic region:
- a CDS encoding ABC transporter ATP-binding protein, translating to MPSPVAEIQTSRQFVLAYVLRYKNRWLLGFLFVLLTNVWQVGTPWVLRYAIEYLEYQMGGLSSVRLPNWLLRWASMFSLPHFLMLVALISVAVAAIHGLFRYLMRNILIGLSREIEYRIRNDYFNHLQTLPALFYQQAKTGDLMARATNDIEAVRTMMGPGVMYMMNTITLSLFSLTMLMTLSPRVTAWSLLPMPVVAVIVRHQVKKINGLFKNIQAQYSSITAKVQENLSGMRVLKSYVQEAHEIADFKQLNREYIHRNMKLVRVRAGLWSTIDFLLGLTILTCLYLSGREVMQGRLTIGGMVAFMAYLSMLAWPIISLGWVLNMWQEGMASCERILSIMKEKNNIDDDENTDWSITSLKGQVEFDHLTFQYPGTTVPVLSDITLTIRQGMTLAIVGHTGAGKSTLASLLPRLYDVPPGSCKIDGHDLRRIPLQLLRRHIGFVTQETMLFSDTLAENITFGVDQAPQAAFQDAVRISQLNKDLDQFPDGWNTLVGERGLTLSGGQKQRVAISRAILRDPKILILDDSLSAVDTYTEEAIWNELEQVRRGRTTILISHRISTVHDADLIIVLENGHIVEQGRHEQLLAVQGAYYQLYQRQLLEQSLEEI from the coding sequence ATGCCGTCTCCGGTGGCTGAGATTCAAACTTCCCGACAATTTGTCCTTGCCTATGTTCTGCGTTATAAAAACCGCTGGCTGCTCGGTTTTCTCTTTGTCCTGCTGACCAATGTGTGGCAGGTCGGAACCCCGTGGGTATTGCGTTACGCCATCGAATACCTGGAATACCAGATGGGAGGCCTCTCCTCCGTCCGCCTGCCGAACTGGCTGCTGCGCTGGGCCTCCATGTTTTCTCTGCCCCATTTTTTAATGTTGGTGGCGCTCATCAGCGTTGCGGTGGCCGCGATTCATGGATTGTTCCGCTATCTGATGCGCAATATCCTCATCGGTCTTTCCCGGGAGATCGAGTACCGGATCCGCAACGATTACTTTAACCATCTGCAGACTCTGCCGGCTTTATTTTATCAACAGGCTAAGACCGGGGATCTGATGGCGCGCGCCACCAACGACATCGAGGCTGTGCGCACCATGATGGGACCCGGCGTCATGTATATGATGAACACCATCACCCTATCGCTGTTCTCGCTGACGATGTTGATGACCCTGTCTCCCAGAGTGACCGCCTGGTCGTTGTTGCCTATGCCGGTTGTAGCGGTCATCGTCAGACATCAGGTTAAAAAGATCAACGGCCTGTTCAAGAACATTCAGGCGCAGTACTCCTCCATCACCGCCAAAGTTCAGGAAAACCTCTCCGGCATGCGGGTCCTCAAATCCTATGTTCAAGAGGCGCATGAGATCGCCGATTTCAAGCAATTGAACCGCGAATACATACACCGCAACATGAAGCTGGTGCGGGTGCGCGCCGGCCTGTGGTCCACCATTGATTTTCTCTTGGGGTTGACTATACTGACTTGTCTGTATCTCAGCGGCCGCGAGGTGATGCAGGGCCGGTTGACCATCGGCGGCATGGTCGCCTTTATGGCGTATTTAAGCATGCTTGCATGGCCGATCATCTCTCTGGGGTGGGTTTTAAATATGTGGCAGGAGGGCATGGCCTCCTGCGAGCGCATCCTCAGCATCATGAAAGAAAAAAACAACATTGACGATGATGAGAACACCGACTGGTCGATCACCAGCCTGAAGGGCCAGGTGGAATTCGACCATCTCACCTTTCAATATCCCGGAACCACAGTCCCGGTTTTAAGCGACATCACCCTGACCATTCGGCAGGGCATGACGCTGGCCATCGTGGGCCATACCGGCGCGGGCAAGAGCACGTTGGCCTCCCTGCTGCCGCGGTTGTATGATGTTCCGCCCGGCAGCTGCAAAATCGACGGTCATGACCTCCGTCGGATTCCCCTGCAGCTTCTGCGCCGGCATATCGGATTCGTCACTCAGGAGACCATGCTGTTCTCAGACACGCTGGCGGAAAACATCACCTTCGGAGTGGACCAGGCGCCGCAGGCCGCTTTTCAGGATGCGGTGCGCATCTCTCAGCTCAACAAAGACCTGGATCAATTCCCCGACGGCTGGAACACGCTCGTGGGAGAGCGCGGTCTCACCCTATCCGGCGGTCAAAAGCAACGCGTGGCCATCAGCCGGGCGATTTTACGCGACCCCAAAATCCTCATCCTCGACGACTCACTGTCGGCGGTGGACACCTACACCGAAGAGGCGATCTGGAACGAGTTGGAGCAGGTGCGCAGGGGTCGAACCACCATCCTCATCTCGCACCGCATCTCCACGGTGCACGATGCCGATCTGATTATTGTGCTGGAGAACGGCCACATCGTGGAACAGGGCCGCCATGAACAATTACTGGCCGTGCAGGGTGCCTATTATCAGCTCTATCAGCGTCAACTGTTGGAACAATCCTTGGAAGAGATTTGA
- a CDS encoding ABC transporter ATP-binding protein: MSVHEEETLGKAYDSRQMRRLLGFLRPYRWSVLLAVALLIAGSLIELAGPYLTRIAIDDHIRNSDAAGLRRIALRYLLLLVGQAIITYTTTWLTQRIGQRIMYDMRMSLFSHLQKLPLSYFDRNPVGRLITRVTNDVETLNNMLSSGVVTIFGDLFVLIGIMVAMMLFHWRLAALTLLVLPLILYTSYLFRTHIRDSFRQVRLRIARINSYLQENITAITTVQLFNREAKNSARFDQLNRDHLQAYLKTIFYYAVFYPVIELIMAISIGLILWYGGLQVIDHTLTLGVLVAFLQYVQRFFMPIRDLSEKFNLLQSAMAASERIFAVLDAPIQALGPSVPAPMPPARGEIQFHQVSFGYNQDHLVLKDVNFTIKPGEKVAVVGATGAGKTSLINLINRLYEPTTGAVFLDGVDTRSMPLEDLRQRIRMVLQEVFIFSGTVEYNIRLGNQNIPMDRVLRAAQEVHAHDFIVKLPHGYQTELSERGNNLSVGQKQLLSFARALCFDPEILILDEATSSVDTETEGYIRDAIQVLMKGRTSIIIAHRLSTIQDADWILVLHKGEIREMGTHAELLHRKGIYHRLYQLQYDLEGA, encoded by the coding sequence ATGTCCGTTCACGAAGAGGAAACGCTCGGTAAAGCCTATGACAGCCGACAGATGCGGCGGCTGCTGGGATTTTTACGGCCCTATCGGTGGAGCGTGCTGCTGGCCGTTGCGCTGCTGATCGCCGGCTCCCTGATCGAACTGGCCGGGCCTTACCTCACCCGCATCGCCATCGATGATCATATTCGCAACAGTGATGCGGCCGGATTGCGGCGCATCGCGCTGCGCTATTTGCTTCTGCTGGTGGGGCAGGCGATCATCACCTATACCACCACCTGGCTGACCCAGCGCATCGGTCAACGGATCATGTATGACATGCGCATGTCCCTGTTCAGCCATTTGCAGAAACTGCCCCTCTCTTACTTTGACCGCAATCCCGTCGGCCGGTTGATCACCCGCGTCACCAACGATGTAGAGACGCTGAACAACATGCTCTCCAGCGGCGTGGTCACGATTTTTGGCGATCTCTTTGTTCTCATCGGCATCATGGTGGCCATGATGCTGTTCCACTGGCGGCTTGCTGCGCTGACCCTGCTGGTCCTGCCCCTGATCCTCTACACCAGTTATCTTTTCCGCACCCACATCAGGGATTCATTCCGCCAGGTGCGGCTGCGCATCGCCCGCATCAACAGCTATCTGCAAGAAAACATCACCGCCATCACCACGGTCCAGCTGTTCAACCGCGAAGCGAAAAACAGCGCTCGCTTCGATCAGCTGAACCGGGACCATCTGCAGGCGTACTTGAAAACAATTTTTTATTATGCGGTTTTTTATCCGGTGATCGAACTGATTATGGCCATCAGCATCGGCCTGATTCTATGGTATGGCGGTTTGCAGGTCATCGACCATACGCTCACCTTGGGCGTTCTGGTCGCCTTTTTACAATACGTGCAGCGTTTTTTCATGCCGATCCGCGACTTGTCGGAAAAGTTCAACCTGCTGCAATCGGCCATGGCGGCCAGCGAACGGATCTTTGCCGTACTCGATGCGCCGATCCAGGCGCTGGGGCCTAGCGTGCCTGCGCCGATGCCGCCGGCCCGGGGTGAAATCCAATTTCATCAAGTCTCCTTCGGCTACAATCAGGATCATCTGGTGCTCAAAGATGTGAATTTCACCATCAAACCGGGAGAAAAGGTGGCGGTGGTCGGCGCAACCGGCGCAGGCAAGACCTCGTTGATCAACCTGATCAATCGTCTGTACGAGCCCACGACCGGCGCCGTGTTCCTCGACGGCGTCGACACCCGCTCCATGCCCCTGGAGGACCTGCGCCAACGGATTCGCATGGTGCTGCAGGAAGTGTTCATCTTTTCCGGCACCGTGGAATACAACATCCGGCTCGGCAATCAGAACATTCCCATGGACCGGGTGCTCCGTGCGGCGCAGGAGGTGCACGCACACGATTTCATCGTTAAATTGCCCCACGGATACCAGACGGAACTTTCCGAGCGCGGCAACAACCTCTCAGTGGGCCAGAAACAGCTGTTGTCATTCGCGCGCGCACTCTGCTTTGATCCAGAGATCCTGATTCTGGATGAAGCCACATCAAGCGTGGACACTGAAACCGAGGGCTATATTCGCGATGCCATCCAGGTGTTGATGAAGGGACGCACCTCCATCATCATCGCCCACCGGCTTTCGACGATTCAGGATGCGGATTGGATCCTGGTGTTGCACAAGGGTGAGATCAGGGAGATGGGCACGCACGCAGAGCTACTCCATCGTAAAGGCATTTATCATCGTCTCTATCAGCTTCAGTATGATCTGGAGGGCGCCTGA